The candidate division KSB1 bacterium DNA segment CTGCGCTTTGAGACCGACCTCTCCCAGCCGGTGCATCGGGTGATGACCAAAGAGCCTTTGATCACCGCGCCCCCTGGCACTACGCTCGACGAGGCCGAGCGCATCTTGCGCAAGCACAAGGTGGAGAAGCTGCTCATCGTGGATGAGGAGAACCGCCTGCGAGGGCTGATCACCGTCAAGGATATTCTGAGCAGGAAACGGTACCCGAATGCTGCCAAGGACGAACACGGACGCTTGCGCGTGGGTGCAGCCGTAGGCGTGGCCTCCGACACCATGGAGCGCGCCGCGGCGCTGCTGGCGGCCGGTGCCGATGTGCTGGTGGTGGATACGGCCCATGGCCATTCTATGGGTGTCATCACCACGGTGCGCAGGCTCAGGGAGGAGTTCCCGCAGGCAGAGATTGTCGCCGGTAACGTGGCTACCCGGGAAGGAGCCCAAGCTTTGATTGACGCCGGCGTGGATGCGGTGAAGGTGGGCATCGGCCCGGGTTCCATCTGCACGACGCGTGTGGTAGCGGGCGTGGGCGTACCGCAGCTCACGGCCATCATGCAGTGCGCAGAGGTGTGCCAACGACACGGCGTGCCGTTGATCGCGGATGGCGGCATCAAGCAGACCGGTGACATTGCCAAGGCCATAGGCGCAGGTGCCGACAGTGTCATGTTGGGCAACCTGCTGGCCGGTACGGAGGAAAGCCCGGGAGAGGTGGTGTTTCTTGAGGGGCGAAGCTACAAGGTCTACCGCGCCATGGGCTCACTTTCTGCCATGCGCGGGGGCCGTGGCGATCGTTACTTCCAGGAAGGGGTGCGGGATGTGAAAAAGTTGGTTCCCGAGGGGATCGAGGGGCGCGTGCCCTATCGTGGCAAGGTCAGCGACTGCATCTACCAGATGGTGGGAGGTCTGCGCGCCGCCATGGGCTACTGCGGCACGCGGACCATCGCCGAATTGAAAGAGAATGCCCGCTTCGTGCGGATTACCAATGCGGGATTGCGCGAGAGCCATCCCCACGATGTGATCATCACCACCGAGGCCCCTAACTATAATCTGCCGCACGGGTAGCCCTTCCTGGCCAGGGACAAAATGATAACGGGCGCCTCAGACCACGTCGGGATTAGGGGGGTTACCGGCAATGGCATCGGCGCCCGTTAGAGGCTCATGAGTGCTCTCAGGCTAAGGCGTTGACCCTCCGCGCCAAGCGCGACTTGGCATTTGCCGCCTTGTTCTTGTAGATGATGCCCCGCAGGGCCAGCTTGTCCAATAGCGAGCACGCCTGCCGATATGCTTGCTCGGCTGAGGCTTTATCTGCTGCTGCCCGTACCTTTTTGATGGCCGTGCGCATCATGGAGCGGTAATGTCGGTTTGCGGCCGCAGCCTTTGCACTGGTGCGAATACGTTTGAATGCTGAACGATGATGTGCCATACTTCCTGCCTGTCAACTCCTTCCAATTTTGCAGGCCAAATATATAAGAATCTCTGACGAAAATCAAGCGATTAATTTCTCGATGCTGCGTGCATATTTTGGCCTGAGCTCCTTGACTGCAGGCGGCCGTACGGAGCGGAGGCGCTAAGCTCAGAGGCTCCCGGCACAGCCTGTCCCCAAAGGGGGCCGGGGGGGTTCGCCATGGCGGTCCGCGAGATCGTCAGCGCCGGCGTTGCGAGTTGCTCGACCCCGCAAGCGCCGTTTTTCGGCACGATGGCGCACAGGAACTGGCGTTGGCCCTTCGTTATCCGCCTGCACACACCCGCTCCTGCCCGACGTCATTTTGGCGCCACAAACTGGCGTCGCTATCCCTCGCAGGGCTACCGGAAATGGGCCGGCGAGTTCGCTTCGGCGTTGACGGCCGCAAGGTCGGTG contains these protein-coding regions:
- the guaB gene encoding IMP dehydrogenase: MPEKILYEGLTFDDVLLIPARSEVLPRQVDTRTRFSRHLELNIPLVSAAMDTVTEGNMGIAIAREGGIGIIHKNMSIEDQAAEVDKVKRYESGMILHPITLAPDRKVSEAVELMQRFRISGVPIVDGERIVGILTNRDLRFETDLSQPVHRVMTKEPLITAPPGTTLDEAERILRKHKVEKLLIVDEENRLRGLITVKDILSRKRYPNAAKDEHGRLRVGAAVGVASDTMERAAALLAAGADVLVVDTAHGHSMGVITTVRRLREEFPQAEIVAGNVATREGAQALIDAGVDAVKVGIGPGSICTTRVVAGVGVPQLTAIMQCAEVCQRHGVPLIADGGIKQTGDIAKAIGAGADSVMLGNLLAGTEESPGEVVFLEGRSYKVYRAMGSLSAMRGGRGDRYFQEGVRDVKKLVPEGIEGRVPYRGKVSDCIYQMVGGLRAAMGYCGTRTIAELKENARFVRITNAGLRESHPHDVIITTEAPNYNLPHG
- the rpsT gene encoding 30S ribosomal protein S20, whose amino-acid sequence is MAHHRSAFKRIRTSAKAAAANRHYRSMMRTAIKKVRAAADKASAEQAYRQACSLLDKLALRGIIYKNKAANAKSRLARRVNALA